CATCTTTTGATTACCTCATTAGTCAATTTGGCATTGAATATTCAGATCTAAACTTTTCTTTTCTTGAAGCTAATCGAGTACTTAAAAGTGGTGGCGAACTGATTGCTTTAGTTCATCATAGAAATTCTTTCATTACCCAAGATTGCCAACAAGGAATTAAAGTACTTTCACAATTCGTAAATCAAGATGGGCTCGCATATAAAGTTAGAAACTTTGTTAATTTCTGTAGTAATTATCGTCTAATAGAAAAGCCAACGGCAAAAGAACAAAATGAATTCCTACAAAATAATGAGAAGCTGTTATTAGATTTTAAAAAAGTTCAAATTAATTTTAACTCTGAAATTGAACAAGATTGGTTTGGGCAGTTAGCAAAAAGTTTTATTCCGATGATAGTAAACTGGAGGGAAGTAGCTGTTCATCAAGTTGAGAGTTTGATTGAGGAACTTGCTAATTATAAATTACGGATAAATGAGCAAATCGAAGCCTCTTGGAGCGAAGATGATCAAAAGGCAATCATTTCTAATATGAGCTCAAGCTGGGAAACCTTTGATATTACGCCCAAAAAAATTGATGGAGAATTGTTCTGTTGGGTATTAAGAGCTAAAAAGTTACAGGAAAAACACTGATATCTTTCGCTAAGCACATAATTGTGTAGAGTGTAAGCTTTAATAATACAGTGTATTGGTATTGTAAGAATTTGGCTAAATGAATTTCAACTTCAAGCTATAAACAATAATTGTGTATTCAAATTACACTGCTAGAATATATTTAGTTATTGCTTTTTTAAATGGTCAGGCTCTGATAAGACTACTTCTGTTTTACTTTTCTATTATTACGCTTTCATTTTCTGGTGATGTGTTTGCAACACAACTCAAAGCGGGTATCGTTAACTATAACTTTTTCCCTTACCATACTCGCGACGCTGATGGCCAGTTCTCAGGTGTAATCGTTGGTTACAGTAATGAAATCGCTCGTTTGGCCGAAGCTGATCTCGAATACCGCGTTTATGATAGCCTAGATGAGCTTTTAGATGCCCTTAAAGCTGGTGATGTTGACTTTGCCGTCGGCTTAAATAAAACCTCACAACGTAAAAAGCACTTTTTATTCTCAACGCCATTCATGGAAGCGCCAAGAGGTATTGTTGCGAATAAGTCCATCGCGAATGATGCATTAAAAAATTTGGCTAGCCTGCGATGGGTGTGTATTACGGGGAGTTCGCACTGTGAATATCTAGTAGAAAATGGTGCGCTATTTATCAACCGTTTTATAAAACCAGAGGACGCCTTTAAAAAAGTAGCTGATGGCTCATTTGATGCGTTTATGGGTGATTACTCGGTTTTATCTCACCAACTTAAAAACCTTTCCCAAGAAAACCTGAAAGTTGTAAGTCCAGTTTGGTTATCCAGTGAAACCCTGCATGTTATGTTTAATAAAAATAATACGGCATTACGTAATCAGGTTAATTCGGTATTAGCTGCTATTTCTCCTACAACTAAACAACTATGGGAAAGCTCTGCCAGTGAAGAGTATTTAGCAGCAAAAGCTTATAGCCAATTTAAGCGTGATTTCAATCAGATTGACAAAGTGGAAGATAATAATTACTTACTCACTTTTTCTTTTGTAGATGGTTTATTTCCAATTCACGCAACCAGTAATATAGGCGAAGCAAAAGGCTATTTAAACGACACTTTGGAACTATTAGCACAACGAAGTGATTTTCAATTTAAATATATACCAGCTGCCAACTCTCAAGAGCTAGAACGGCTCTTTTTAGCTAATAAAATTGATTTAATTCCAACTATGAACCCCACAAAAATAGAAGAAGGTGTGTTAATTGCGTTACCTTCTCACTATAGTTTAGAGATGGTGTTAATCTCTAAACGAGCTAGTCAAACCAAGCGAATTGGCTATTTAGAGGTGTTCGCCGATCCTAAACAAAAGCTATTGACCAATGAATTAGCCGAAACAGTCTCATTTGATTCAATCAAAACGCTGTTTTATGCATTGAGAAATGACAACATAGATGCGGTGATACTACCGCAAAGTATTGCGGCGTATCAGCTAAACCAATTTTATATTGGTGAGTTTTATATCAATCCAAAATACCGTTATACCCAGCCTATTTATTTTTTAGTGAATAAACACTTCTCAGAATTTGCGACTCTGCTAGACAGCCTATTTAAAACATTGACCAGCAATGATTTTAACTATGTTGTTAGTCGTCACGGCATTTTTAGTATTGAACGTGGTTACGACCGTAAAACTGTTAATACCACAGCTATTCTCATTTTAATTTTGATTGCTGTGTCGGTAATTTATTTTATTAGCTGGCGATTAACCATTAATCGTGAAATTGCAAAGCGCAAAGATGCTGAAGAAGTGGCTTTAAGTAAGCTTAATTTTACCCAAAAACTGATAGATGACTTACCCACTATGGTGGTGATACAAGATCAGCACCAAAAGCGTATTATGTGGAACAGAGCTTATAAAGAAAATTTTGCTCACTTATGGGATGAAAAAAACCAATATTTGCGCGGAGATATTAAAGTCGTAAAAAAACTGATTTCGCAAAATGAGCAAAGTTTAAATTCAGGCAAGGTAATCAATCAGCATATAAATTACACGAATAAATCGGGTAAAGAGCTGGAGTTACTTTACACCAAAAAGCCATACTTGGGCTCAGGGGGTGAATTTGCAGGTATTATGACGGTGATCACTGATGTAACTGAACATCGTCACCTTCAGCGTGAGAATCAATCTGTACAGCAACTGTTACAAACCATTACGGACACAATACCTGGAGGTGTATTTCAGTATGAGTACTACGATGACGGTGAGGGTTGTTATACCTATATTAGTAAAG
The nucleotide sequence above comes from Pseudoalteromonas shioyasakiensis. Encoded proteins:
- a CDS encoding class I SAM-dependent methyltransferase; its protein translation is MKHWDSYWLSTETLSSFAQSNHKDGYQGDVLNFWNAIFREFQSSAKLLDIGCGNGALAVLAEQYPNEFEITAIDAANIDPTKHFNDNEKVSLSLKNINFYSEMCCEKLNFNDSSFDYLISQFGIEYSDLNFSFLEANRVLKSGGELIALVHHRNSFITQDCQQGIKVLSQFVNQDGLAYKVRNFVNFCSNYRLIEKPTAKEQNEFLQNNEKLLLDFKKVQINFNSEIEQDWFGQLAKSFIPMIVNWREVAVHQVESLIEELANYKLRINEQIEASWSEDDQKAIISNMSSSWETFDITPKKIDGELFCWVLRAKKLQEKH